In a single window of the Limnochorda sp. L945t genome:
- a CDS encoding Maf family protein, whose protein sequence is MMGLVLASTSPRRRQLLAMVGARFEVEVPGADEREYCLEDPERLVMALARAKAESVASRRPRDLVVGADTVVVLDGRILGKPADGREAREMLEALSGRTHEVWTGVALVRREPEACRVEAERTEVTFRSLDPDEVDRYVALGEGMDKAGAYAVQGVGGLFVERIEGCYFNVVGLPLARLHTMLRRLGSGLW, encoded by the coding sequence ATCATGGGTCTGGTGCTCGCTTCGACGTCGCCGAGACGGCGGCAGTTGCTGGCGATGGTGGGGGCGCGTTTCGAGGTCGAGGTGCCTGGCGCCGACGAGCGGGAGTACTGCCTGGAGGACCCCGAGCGCCTGGTGATGGCGCTTGCGCGGGCGAAGGCCGAGAGCGTCGCGAGCCGGCGCCCTCGGGATCTCGTCGTAGGGGCCGACACGGTGGTCGTGCTCGACGGCCGGATCCTGGGCAAGCCGGCCGATGGCCGCGAAGCCCGGGAGATGCTCGAAGCCCTATCGGGCCGGACCCACGAGGTCTGGACCGGGGTCGCGCTCGTGCGACGCGAGCCGGAGGCTTGCCGGGTGGAGGCCGAGCGGACCGAGGTGACGTTCCGCTCGCTCGACCCGGACGAGGTGGACCGGTACGTGGCCCTCGGGGAGGGCATGGACAAGGCGGGGGCCTACGCCGTGCAAGGGGTGGGTGGGTTGTTCGTCGAGCGGATCGAGGGTTGCTACTTCAACGTGGTGGGGCTGCCGCTCGCCCGGTTACACACGATGCTTCGCCGGTTGGGCAGCGGCCTGTGGTGA
- the radC gene encoding RadC family protein, which translates to MPGTRPAGPGAATALEDGPSSLKQRPPQMRPRERLVAHGPSALSDAEVLAILLRTGRRGVNAVALAEQVLQSVGGLGGLLAARAPALARVRGVGQAKAAQVLAAVELARRMARHGPGERAHVRQASDVFDLLGVEMGRLDRERFLVVLLDARHQVLRICSVSEGDLSQAPAHPREVFKPAIEHSSAAVILVHNHPSGDPFPSEVDVRLTERLASAAELLGIEVVDHVIIGHGRYSSLRELGLMAQRRMHGQ; encoded by the coding sequence ATGCCGGGTACGCGACCGGCGGGGCCCGGAGCGGCGACGGCCCTCGAGGATGGTCCCTCGTCCCTCAAGCAACGCCCCCCGCAGATGCGGCCCCGGGAGCGGCTGGTCGCTCACGGGCCTTCGGCGCTCTCCGACGCCGAGGTGCTCGCGATCCTGCTGAGGACGGGCCGGCGGGGCGTGAACGCGGTGGCGCTCGCCGAACAGGTGCTGCAAAGCGTCGGAGGGCTGGGAGGGCTGCTCGCAGCGCGGGCTCCGGCGCTGGCCCGGGTGCGAGGCGTGGGCCAGGCGAAGGCGGCCCAGGTACTGGCGGCCGTGGAGCTGGCGCGCCGGATGGCGCGCCACGGACCCGGGGAGCGGGCGCACGTTCGCCAGGCGTCGGACGTGTTCGACCTGCTGGGCGTGGAGATGGGTCGCCTCGACCGGGAGCGGTTCCTGGTGGTCTTGCTCGACGCCCGGCACCAGGTGCTCCGGATCTGCTCCGTCTCCGAGGGGGATTTGAGCCAGGCCCCGGCTCATCCCCGGGAGGTGTTCAAACCGGCCATCGAGCATAGCAGTGCAGCGGTGATTCTGGTGCACAACCACCCGAGCGGGGACCCTTTTCCGAGCGAGGTGGACGTGCGGCTCACCGAGCGGCTGGCTTCTGCAGCGGAGCTGCTGGGGATCGAGGTCGTGGATCACGTCATCATAGGGCACGGTCGCTATTCGAGCCTCCGCGAGTTGGGGCTGATGGCGCAGCGCAGGATGCACGGGCAGTGA
- the mreB gene encoding rod shape-determining protein, whose translation MFHWFGRDMGIDLGTANTLVYVKGRGVVLQEPSVVAIDRETGDVLAVGDEAKQMVGRTPGNVVAVRPMRDGVIADFDVTERMLRYFIEKAGGGRTFGRPRVIVSVPSGVTEVERRAVVDAALSAGARDARLIEEPMAAAVGVGLPVQEPTGSMVVDIGGGTTEVAVISLGGIVAQRSIRIAGDEMDEAIVQHVRRTYNLLIGERTAEEVKKAIGSAHPVVDEQTYEVRGRDLVTGLPRTLTLTGKEVREALGETVASIVEAVRVTLERTPPELAADIVDRGLVLAGGGALLKGIDALLAEATQMPVHVADDPLTAVVTGAGMALEHFDKMSRVLVSPRRM comes from the coding sequence ATGTTTCACTGGTTCGGGCGAGACATGGGCATCGACCTGGGTACGGCCAATACCCTCGTCTACGTCAAGGGCCGGGGGGTGGTCCTGCAGGAGCCCTCGGTGGTGGCCATCGACCGGGAGACGGGGGATGTCCTGGCCGTCGGAGACGAGGCCAAGCAGATGGTGGGGCGCACCCCGGGCAACGTGGTCGCCGTACGGCCGATGCGGGACGGGGTCATCGCCGATTTCGACGTCACGGAGCGGATGCTCCGTTACTTCATCGAGAAGGCGGGAGGCGGGCGCACCTTCGGCAGGCCGCGGGTCATCGTTTCGGTGCCCTCGGGCGTGACCGAGGTCGAGCGGCGGGCCGTGGTGGATGCCGCGCTCTCGGCAGGAGCGCGGGACGCCCGGCTGATCGAGGAGCCCATGGCCGCGGCCGTGGGCGTGGGGCTCCCCGTGCAGGAGCCGACGGGCAGCATGGTGGTGGACATCGGGGGCGGCACGACCGAGGTGGCAGTCATCTCCCTGGGCGGCATCGTGGCCCAGCGATCCATCCGCATTGCGGGGGACGAGATGGACGAAGCCATCGTCCAGCACGTGCGACGTACGTACAACCTGCTCATCGGAGAGCGGACTGCCGAAGAGGTGAAGAAGGCCATCGGCTCGGCTCACCCGGTCGTGGACGAGCAGACCTACGAGGTGCGCGGCCGGGACCTGGTGACGGGGTTGCCCCGCACGCTCACCCTGACCGGCAAGGAGGTTCGCGAAGCCCTCGGGGAGACCGTCGCCTCTATTGTCGAGGCGGTGCGGGTGACCCTCGAGCGCACGCCTCCGGAGCTGGCCGCCGACATCGTCGACCGGGGCCTGGTGCTGGCGGGCGGCGGCGCGCTCCTCAAGGGCATCGACGCCTTGCTGGCCGAAGCGACGCAGATGCCGGTGCACGTGGCCGACGACCCGTTGACGGCGGTCGTGACCGGGGCCGGCATGGCGCTCGAACACTTCGACAAGATGAGCCGGGTACTCGTCAGCCCCCGCCGGATGTGA
- the mreC gene encoding rod shape-determining protein MreC, whose amino-acid sequence MRPRGEGRPPTERRARGLWTLAWVAGAVVLVSLAYVTAQVRPERSAPERWMADVLAVPKGWVAQVAEGMSRAMENLARLASLQRAYRDLEEENRALRLQLSLLSGVEAENRELRRQLGLPELGGMRLLAADVIDRQPSRWYAQIVINRGSADGVAPQMAAVAAGGVIGQVQTVTARTATVTLISDPRMALGGLVVRTGDLVLVEGTGSGSMLLKVRSLTPDASFESGDRIVASGLGGVYPKGVAVAVVKEVRRSPDRIGLEGWAVATANLHRIPYAYVIMPGPGREQAP is encoded by the coding sequence ATGCGGCCCAGGGGCGAAGGGCGACCCCCCACGGAGCGGCGCGCTCGTGGGCTGTGGACGCTGGCGTGGGTCGCAGGGGCCGTGGTGCTCGTCTCCCTGGCCTACGTCACGGCGCAGGTGCGGCCCGAGCGCTCCGCTCCCGAGCGCTGGATGGCGGACGTGTTGGCCGTTCCCAAGGGGTGGGTGGCCCAGGTCGCCGAGGGGATGAGCCGGGCGATGGAGAACCTGGCCCGGCTCGCTTCCCTGCAGCGCGCGTACCGGGACCTGGAGGAGGAAAACCGGGCGCTTCGGCTGCAGCTTTCCCTGTTGAGCGGGGTCGAGGCCGAAAACCGCGAGTTGCGCCGCCAGCTGGGGCTGCCGGAGCTTGGCGGCATGCGGTTGCTGGCGGCGGACGTCATCGACCGCCAGCCCTCTCGCTGGTACGCCCAGATCGTCATCAACCGGGGCAGCGCCGACGGCGTGGCTCCCCAGATGGCGGCGGTGGCGGCGGGAGGGGTCATCGGGCAGGTACAGACCGTGACGGCCCGTACGGCGACCGTGACCCTGATCTCCGATCCCCGGATGGCGCTGGGCGGCCTAGTGGTACGCACGGGTGACCTGGTCCTGGTCGAGGGCACGGGAAGCGGCAGCATGCTCTTGAAAGTACGCTCGCTGACCCCCGATGCCAGCTTCGAGAGTGGCGACCGGATCGTGGCCTCGGGGCTGGGTGGGGTCTACCCGAAAGGCGTGGCGGTCGCCGTGGTCAAGGAGGTGCGCCGGTCCCCCGACCGGATCGGGCTCGAGGGATGGGCGGTGGCCACCGCCAACCTCCACCGGATCCCGTACGCTTACGTGATCATGCCCGGGCCGGGGCGGGAGCAGGCCCCATGA
- the mrdA gene encoding penicillin-binding protein 2 encodes MPAHEASTAAPGRLDRLATVALVLFGILWARLWYLQLMQGGHFAALAERNRLRVVPVTAPRGLLYDRNGQVLVRNRTSYTASIIPEEMADSTGDQGEPPLASTLAELLRVPRQTIEEAWRAQARRYSFEPVRIARDLSVEQLIALEEHRAVLPGVMVEQEPVRDYLRHSTAAHVVGQVAPITLEELTQLADAGYRGTDLIGRTGLERVYESYLRGQDGYRQIEVDARGRFRRLVEEKPPVPGMDLHLTLDLELQKATETALVEGIQAAEARRLRDPRLRSGRPVEAGAAVALDPRTGGILALASFPAFDPAALLPWAPDRELYLEFLNRDPNHPFFNRVTMGTYAPGSIFKVVTATAALEDQRFGPDERFYVDGHGPYGKTDWMLRAVPRIAPPGWVDLVGGFEWSSNDFFWELGRRVGIERLAYWARRFGLGTATGVDLYPPDQPGLVPDAEWKREYFRSGPAWQRSWYEAETLDMAIGQGFLQVTPLQMAVVYMAVANGGTAYRPHLVASVTRPDGTPVVQVQPSVLLRVPASPQTWALIRKGLWSVVNGPHGTARGRFADIPVQVMGKTGTAQLSAAGSETNAWFAAVAPADAPEIVVVVLVENGGGGAGVAAPIAHDILKAYFDRRATAAGPSGAAHPGT; translated from the coding sequence ATGCCCGCACATGAGGCGAGCACCGCCGCCCCCGGGCGCCTCGATCGCCTGGCGACGGTGGCGCTGGTCCTCTTCGGGATCCTGTGGGCGCGCCTGTGGTACCTTCAATTGATGCAGGGCGGGCACTTCGCTGCCCTGGCCGAGCGCAATCGCCTGCGAGTGGTGCCGGTGACGGCTCCTCGGGGCCTCCTCTACGACCGTAACGGGCAGGTGCTGGTCCGTAACCGGACCTCCTACACGGCCTCCATCATCCCCGAGGAGATGGCAGACAGCACCGGGGACCAGGGCGAACCGCCCCTCGCCTCCACCCTGGCCGAGTTGCTGCGGGTGCCGAGGCAGACCATCGAGGAGGCGTGGAGAGCCCAGGCCCGCCGGTACAGCTTCGAGCCGGTGCGCATCGCGCGAGACCTGTCGGTGGAGCAGCTGATCGCCCTCGAGGAGCACCGGGCCGTCCTGCCCGGCGTCATGGTGGAGCAGGAGCCGGTGCGGGACTACCTGCGGCATTCTACCGCCGCGCACGTGGTGGGGCAGGTCGCCCCCATCACGCTGGAGGAACTGACGCAGCTCGCAGATGCCGGGTACCGGGGCACGGACCTCATCGGCCGGACCGGGCTGGAGCGGGTCTACGAGTCGTACTTGCGGGGCCAGGACGGGTACCGGCAGATCGAGGTGGACGCCCGGGGACGCTTCCGGCGGCTGGTCGAGGAGAAGCCCCCGGTGCCGGGCATGGACCTCCACCTGACGCTCGACCTCGAGCTCCAGAAGGCGACGGAGACGGCACTGGTCGAGGGCATCCAGGCGGCCGAGGCGCGCCGGCTGCGGGATCCCCGGCTGCGCAGCGGCCGTCCCGTCGAGGCCGGAGCGGCCGTCGCGCTCGACCCCAGGACCGGCGGGATCCTGGCGCTGGCGAGCTTCCCGGCGTTCGATCCGGCCGCCCTGTTGCCGTGGGCGCCGGATCGGGAGCTCTACCTGGAGTTCCTCAACCGGGATCCCAATCATCCCTTCTTCAACCGCGTCACCATGGGCACGTACGCGCCGGGCAGCATCTTCAAGGTGGTCACGGCGACGGCTGCACTGGAAGACCAGCGGTTTGGGCCCGACGAACGCTTCTACGTGGACGGGCACGGCCCGTACGGCAAGACGGACTGGATGTTGCGGGCGGTCCCGAGGATCGCCCCGCCGGGATGGGTCGACCTGGTCGGCGGGTTCGAGTGGTCGAGCAACGACTTCTTCTGGGAGCTGGGAAGGCGGGTCGGCATCGAGCGGCTCGCTTACTGGGCCCGGCGTTTCGGCCTGGGAACGGCGACCGGTGTCGACCTCTACCCCCCTGACCAACCGGGTCTGGTGCCCGACGCAGAGTGGAAGCGCGAGTACTTCCGTTCTGGGCCCGCCTGGCAGCGCTCGTGGTACGAGGCGGAGACGCTGGACATGGCCATCGGGCAGGGTTTCTTGCAGGTGACGCCCTTGCAGATGGCGGTCGTGTACATGGCGGTGGCCAACGGGGGAACGGCCTACCGGCCTCACCTGGTGGCGTCGGTGACCCGCCCGGACGGCACGCCCGTCGTGCAGGTGCAGCCGTCGGTCCTCTTACGCGTGCCGGCCTCGCCACAGACCTGGGCGCTCATTCGAAAGGGTTTGTGGAGCGTGGTCAACGGGCCTCACGGGACGGCACGCGGGCGCTTCGCGGACATCCCCGTGCAGGTGATGGGAAAGACGGGGACCGCCCAGCTGTCGGCAGCGGGCTCCGAGACCAACGCCTGGTTCGCCGCCGTCGCGCCGGCGGATGCCCCGGAGATCGTGGTCGTGGTGCTGGTCGAGAACGGAGGCGGGGGCGCGGGCGTGGCCGCCCCCATTGCCCACGACATCCTCAAGGCCTACTTCGACCGGCGCGCCACGGCGGCCGGGCCATCCGGAGCCGCCCACCCCGGGACATGA
- the minC gene encoding septum site-determining protein MinC: MASLAYGPRHDVVVLKGSRRGLRVVLDEEAPLDELVEALERKLQGAGRFFEGASVWIEAGQRRGTWADWCRVVGVLTRRGLQVREWQLVEPPEPPGEAGPGAVPADGRAAAPAVRAVVGSAELAHEVALAGLRPTESRRPAASSVAASRTLLVRRTLRSGQRIAYDGHLVVVGDVNPGAEVIASGDIVVMGTLRGVAHAGARGDEGAVVLALRLAPLQLRIAHRVARSPEEGAVDRGPEVAWIREGVVEVQPYPAALEEGTWEWQGAS, encoded by the coding sequence ATGGCGTCGCTCGCTTACGGTCCCCGCCACGACGTCGTGGTGCTGAAGGGTTCCCGGCGAGGGCTTCGGGTGGTTCTCGACGAGGAGGCCCCCCTCGACGAACTGGTGGAGGCCCTGGAACGGAAGTTGCAGGGCGCCGGCCGGTTTTTCGAGGGGGCGTCGGTCTGGATCGAGGCGGGCCAGCGCCGCGGCACGTGGGCCGATTGGTGCCGGGTCGTGGGCGTGCTGACCCGCCGGGGGCTGCAGGTGCGGGAGTGGCAGCTGGTGGAGCCGCCGGAGCCACCGGGCGAGGCGGGGCCCGGCGCCGTGCCGGCCGACGGGCGGGCCGCGGCGCCGGCGGTGAGAGCCGTCGTGGGCTCGGCGGAGCTGGCGCACGAGGTGGCCCTGGCCGGCCTGCGCCCGACCGAGAGCCGCCGGCCCGCTGCGAGCAGCGTCGCCGCCAGCCGTACCCTGCTCGTCCGGCGCACGTTGCGCTCGGGGCAGCGGATCGCCTACGACGGGCACCTCGTCGTAGTGGGTGACGTCAATCCCGGGGCCGAGGTGATCGCCAGCGGGGACATCGTCGTGATGGGCACCCTCCGGGGCGTGGCGCACGCCGGGGCCCGGGGCGACGAAGGGGCGGTCGTGCTGGCGCTGAGGCTCGCCCCGCTGCAGCTGCGCATCGCACACCGGGTGGCGCGCTCGCCCGAGGAGGGGGCCGTCGACCGCGGCCCGGAGGTGGCCTGGATCCGCGAGGGCGTGGTGGAGGTACAACCGTATCCGGCCGCACTGGAGGAGGGCACGTGGGAATGGCAGGGCGCGTCATAG
- the minD gene encoding septum site-determining protein MinD — protein sequence MAGRVIVITSGKGGVGKTTTTANLGVALAQNGRRVVVVDADIGLRNLDVVLGLENRIVYDLVDVVEGNCKLKAALIRDKRTENLTLLPAAQTRGKDAVTPAQMRDLMAQLQEEFEYVLVDSPAGIDHGFHTAVAGATEAIIVTTPEVAAVRDADRVIGLLESKELYEPKLVINRIRPRMVRRGDMMEVGDVLEILAIPLIGIVPDDEEIIVTTNRGEPAVLDGHSRAGQAFRNIARRLEGQEVPFLELEDGSLMARLLKLVRGTKAAS from the coding sequence ATGGCAGGGCGCGTCATAGTCATCACCAGCGGCAAGGGGGGCGTGGGCAAGACGACTACCACGGCCAACCTGGGGGTAGCCCTGGCGCAGAACGGGCGGCGGGTCGTGGTGGTCGACGCGGACATCGGCCTGCGCAACCTGGACGTGGTGCTGGGCCTCGAAAACCGGATCGTCTACGACCTGGTCGACGTCGTGGAGGGCAACTGCAAGCTGAAGGCTGCCCTGATCCGGGACAAGCGGACCGAAAACCTGACGCTGTTGCCTGCGGCCCAGACCCGGGGCAAGGACGCGGTCACCCCCGCCCAGATGCGGGATCTCATGGCGCAGCTGCAGGAGGAGTTCGAATACGTCCTGGTCGACTCGCCGGCGGGCATCGACCACGGGTTCCACACGGCGGTGGCGGGTGCGACGGAGGCGATCATCGTCACCACCCCGGAAGTCGCCGCCGTCCGGGACGCCGACCGGGTCATCGGCCTTCTGGAGAGCAAGGAGCTGTACGAGCCGAAGCTGGTCATCAACCGCATCCGGCCGCGGATGGTGCGGCGGGGGGACATGATGGAGGTCGGGGACGTGCTGGAGATCCTGGCCATTCCCCTCATCGGCATCGTTCCCGACGACGAGGAGATCATCGTCACCACCAACCGGGGTGAACCTGCGGTCCTGGACGGGCACTCGCGGGCGGGCCAGGCATTCCGCAACATCGCCCGGCGGCTCGAGGGGCAGGAGGTGCCATTTCTCGAGCTGGAGGACGGCAGCCTGATGGCTCGACTGTTGAAGCTGGTCAGGGGCACGAAGGCGGCGTCGTGA
- the minE gene encoding cell division topological specificity factor MinE, with translation MDWWARLTGQRSSNSAQLASERLQLVLKYDRAKLPPGLIDTLKDELLEVISRYVEVAEDGIQVSLSSPSRGTQAQVELVANVPIRGPRRTVGARR, from the coding sequence ATGGACTGGTGGGCAAGACTGACGGGCCAGCGAAGCTCCAACAGCGCGCAGCTGGCCAGCGAGCGCCTGCAGCTGGTACTCAAATACGACCGGGCGAAGCTGCCCCCGGGGCTGATCGATACGCTCAAGGACGAGCTGCTGGAGGTCATCTCCCGCTACGTCGAGGTCGCCGAAGACGGCATCCAGGTCTCGCTCAGCAGCCCGTCGAGGGGGACCCAGGCCCAGGTCGAGCTGGTTGCCAACGTGCCTATCCGGGGCCCGCGGCGCACGGTCGGCGCGAGGCGATAG
- the rodA gene encoding rod shape-determining protein RodA, with protein MSRPGRAARRFFAQLDGALIASALALAVIGAVMVYSATRSWVVGDPGYYLRRQAINLLAGLIGLVAAVAVDYRRLLRASGVLYGLGAALLVAVLVAGRRVAGTQGWLPLGPFAVQPSELAKVALVLVLAEYLGQRKPPESWRDLVVPIGLTAGMAGLVLAQPDLGTAVVFGVILLGMLYAAQTPARYLGWMAGAAVLAATAAVLVTYLGWFEVLKPHQIQRLTVFVDPGAYRQGAGWNVSQSVIAIGSGKLFGRGLFSGPQTQLAFVPARHTDFIFSVIGEELGFFGAAAVLGLFFVLIRRGLAIAAQARDRGGALLAAGVVVMVGFHVVFNVGMTLGMVPVMGIPLPLLSYGGSHGLATLTALGMVAGVGARRVPW; from the coding sequence GTGTCCCGGCCGGGGAGGGCCGCGCGGCGCTTCTTCGCCCAACTCGACGGGGCTTTGATCGCCTCCGCGCTGGCGCTGGCCGTCATCGGCGCGGTCATGGTCTACTCTGCGACCCGGTCCTGGGTGGTCGGCGACCCCGGCTATTACCTGCGGCGCCAGGCGATCAACCTGCTGGCCGGCCTGATAGGGCTCGTCGCGGCGGTCGCCGTGGATTACCGGCGCCTGCTCCGGGCGAGCGGGGTGCTCTACGGCCTGGGTGCCGCGCTCTTAGTGGCGGTGCTGGTAGCGGGGCGGAGGGTCGCAGGCACGCAGGGATGGCTCCCCCTGGGCCCCTTTGCCGTACAGCCGTCCGAGCTGGCCAAAGTCGCCCTGGTGCTGGTGCTGGCCGAGTACCTGGGCCAGCGCAAGCCCCCTGAGTCGTGGCGGGACCTGGTGGTCCCGATCGGGCTCACCGCCGGCATGGCGGGTCTCGTGCTGGCACAGCCGGACCTGGGGACGGCCGTGGTTTTTGGAGTGATTTTACTGGGGATGCTATATGCGGCACAGACTCCGGCCCGTTACCTGGGATGGATGGCCGGAGCCGCCGTCCTGGCGGCCACCGCCGCGGTGCTGGTGACCTATTTGGGCTGGTTCGAAGTCTTGAAGCCTCACCAGATCCAGCGGCTGACGGTCTTCGTGGATCCGGGGGCTTACCGGCAGGGGGCCGGTTGGAACGTGTCGCAGTCCGTGATCGCCATAGGGTCCGGCAAGCTGTTCGGCCGGGGTCTGTTTTCGGGCCCGCAGACGCAGCTGGCCTTCGTCCCGGCCCGGCACACGGACTTCATTTTCTCGGTGATCGGGGAGGAGCTGGGCTTCTTCGGAGCGGCAGCGGTGCTGGGGCTCTTCTTCGTCCTCATTCGCCGCGGCCTCGCCATTGCCGCGCAGGCGAGGGACAGAGGCGGGGCGCTCCTGGCGGCCGGGGTCGTGGTCATGGTCGGGTTCCACGTGGTCTTCAACGTGGGGATGACGCTGGGGATGGTGCCCGTGATGGGCATTCCCCTGCCGCTGTTGAGCTACGGAGGCAGTCACGGGCTTGCCACGCTCACCGCGCTGGGCATGGTCGCCGGAGTGGGCGCGCGCCGGGTGCCCTGGTAG
- a CDS encoding site-2 protease family protein, with translation MHPAFLLLALLLVLAGAGVRAAMLFGAVLAHEMAHVVWARRRGVRAHEVQLHPFGGVARLDEAALVEPADEIPIIFAGPAASLMAGLALVAAGRALGAAHDSVPSDGGPAGFAVAMLTQWGWDHLGLGAFNLLPAFPLDGGRLLRALLARRMGFRPATRQVSLAGEIAGAVMAIVAAWQFAVRGEGLWSAVMGLFLLHAARGERQRASGSWAYYLARQAGSRRAVSGVMEGRILVAPGAATVMQVADRLVPDRYHLVVVADPSGRLVGLTDEGEVLRVLVGRGASTPVASLPARRL, from the coding sequence GTGCATCCTGCCTTCCTCCTGCTTGCCCTCCTGCTGGTGCTGGCGGGGGCGGGGGTGCGGGCGGCCATGCTGTTCGGAGCCGTCCTGGCCCACGAGATGGCCCACGTGGTCTGGGCCCGGCGCCGTGGCGTGCGGGCCCACGAAGTCCAGCTGCACCCTTTCGGCGGGGTCGCGCGGCTCGACGAGGCGGCCCTGGTAGAGCCCGCGGACGAGATCCCGATCATCTTCGCGGGGCCCGCGGCGAGCCTGATGGCGGGGCTCGCCCTCGTGGCCGCTGGGCGGGCTCTTGGGGCAGCCCATGACAGCGTACCATCCGATGGAGGCCCTGCCGGCTTCGCCGTCGCCATGTTGACCCAGTGGGGGTGGGACCACCTCGGCCTGGGCGCCTTCAACCTGCTGCCCGCCTTTCCCCTGGATGGCGGCCGGTTGCTACGGGCGTTGCTCGCCCGGCGGATGGGGTTCCGGCCCGCGACCCGCCAGGTGAGCCTGGCGGGCGAGATCGCAGGGGCCGTCATGGCGATCGTGGCCGCCTGGCAGTTCGCGGTGCGGGGCGAAGGCCTGTGGAGCGCGGTCATGGGTTTGTTCTTGCTGCACGCCGCGCGGGGGGAGCGGCAGCGAGCTTCTGGGAGCTGGGCGTACTACCTGGCCCGCCAGGCAGGGTCGCGCCGGGCGGTGAGCGGGGTGATGGAGGGGCGCATCCTGGTGGCGCCTGGGGCGGCTACGGTGATGCAGGTGGCGGACCGGCTGGTGCCGGACCGGTACCACCTGGTGGTGGTGGCCGACCCCAGCGGCCGGCTCGTGGGACTCACCGACGAGGGGGAGGTGCTGCGGGTGCTGGTGGGGCGAGGTGCCAGCACCCCGGTGGCGAGCCTGCCCGCCCGAAGGCTATAA